The Thiosulfativibrio zosterae genome has a window encoding:
- the rimP gene encoding ribosome maturation factor RimP has translation MTLEEKIQNLCQPTVESMGFDFWGCEYLAAGKHSTLRIYIDKPEGVTVDDCGLVSRQISAIMDVEDPISSAYMLEVSSPGVDRQLFRPEQYAPQKGRLLRVRTTSAIMGRRNFKGPLVEVTADHIEIEVDGEIFNIDFALIDKANLVIEF, from the coding sequence GTGACTTTAGAAGAAAAAATTCAAAATTTGTGTCAACCCACCGTGGAATCTATGGGCTTCGATTTTTGGGGATGTGAATATCTTGCTGCTGGCAAACACTCCACTTTACGAATCTACATTGATAAGCCTGAAGGGGTAACGGTGGATGATTGTGGATTGGTCAGCCGCCAAATCAGTGCCATTATGGATGTCGAAGACCCGATTAGCAGTGCTTACATGCTAGAGGTTTCTTCTCCAGGTGTTGATCGTCAATTATTTAGACCTGAGCAATATGCGCCTCAAAAAGGGCGTTTATTAAGAGTTAGAACAACCAGCGCTATTATGGGGCGCCGCAATTTTAAAGGCCCTCTAGTAGAAGTCACCGCAGACCATATCGAAATAGAAGTCGATGGTGAAATATTTAATATCGATTTCGCTTTAATAGACAAAGCAAATCTGGTGATCGAATTTTAA
- a CDS encoding 3'-5' exonuclease: MIRRWIRNYQKRQLKDANFAFLFDDALTDEVVCFDCETTGLNPKKDKIITLSAIKIRGNQILTSDALTLKIQQQAQINEESIKVHHIRNMDAQDGMTEQQAMSAFLNFIGHRPLVGYYLEFDRAMVNQVIKPWLGISLPNQAIEVSELYYDFKEDLIPQKMIDLSFQAILKELQLPNLGQHDAFSDALMTALIYVKLQGLKKTR, from the coding sequence ATGATTCGTCGATGGATAAGAAACTATCAAAAGCGCCAACTTAAAGATGCTAATTTTGCATTTTTATTTGATGATGCGCTAACCGATGAAGTGGTGTGTTTTGATTGTGAAACCACCGGTTTAAACCCCAAGAAAGACAAAATTATCACCCTCAGTGCCATTAAAATCCGCGGCAATCAAATTCTAACCAGTGATGCGCTGACCTTAAAAATTCAACAACAAGCGCAGATAAACGAAGAAAGTATTAAGGTGCATCATATTCGCAATATGGATGCTCAGGATGGCATGACAGAGCAGCAAGCCATGAGTGCATTTTTAAACTTTATTGGCCATCGACCTTTGGTGGGTTATTATTTGGAATTTGATCGTGCCATGGTCAATCAAGTCATTAAACCCTGGCTGGGTATCAGTTTGCCCAATCAAGCGATAGAAGTGTCTGAATTATATTACGACTTCAAAGAAGATTTGATTCCGCAAAAAATGATTGATTTGAGTTTTCAGGCGATTTTGAAGGAATTGCAATTGCCTAATTTGGGGCAGCATGATGCGTTTTCGGATGCTTTAATGACCGCATTAATCTATGTAAAGTTACAAGGCCTAAAAAAGACACGATAA
- a CDS encoding putative nucleotidyltransferase substrate binding domain-containing protein — MSIQQQRQFIENIAPFNELSQLLLNDMAGAVDVVYFQMGASFEISLSENAFLFFVIKGRVAEFDSAKRHQATYGAHTFFGEAVLLKQEDRLFYEVTEEAILYRLPQDIFLACLTSESVKSFFVDDITTKLNKHHSQLQAESSSEMMMASVSQAPLKKLVILPQTTSIKACVMALNEANTDACIVEGDEGQQGIVTITDLLNALALKDAPLSSAIGSLANYPVVSVHQFDYLFNALLKMTQHHINRLAVRSDTGLIGFLHQKELMSMFANQSGLVTFSIQQADDLETLKTAMGQIDSLVASLFNRGVKTHYIAKLVNALHRKVIEKVVQICDKNNQFNQACFLVMGSEGRAEQVLRTDQDNALLLPDALEYSTAELQAYTDALTQALVTLGFPRCSGNIMVCNPLWSKKFTEFNTMIKDWLRSPNENTFMNLAIFVDAEPVCGDEQLLLDTKKMLLDWIAGHKQFLSHFAKPVLQFETPVSFFGSLVTENIKQESKIDLKKGGIFPIVHGVRCLAMERGITKNNTHWRIKALMDQKVLTEKFGLELGETLNYLNSLRLEAMLFQQQAGLEMDNFVRVDRLTQQQQGLLKESFLVVNRFKKLIEHHFKLHHVL, encoded by the coding sequence ATGTCTATTCAACAACAACGCCAGTTTATTGAAAATATTGCCCCCTTTAATGAGTTGAGCCAATTGTTACTCAATGATATGGCGGGTGCCGTCGATGTGGTGTATTTTCAAATGGGGGCGTCGTTTGAGATTTCTCTATCTGAAAATGCATTTTTATTTTTTGTGATTAAAGGTCGAGTCGCAGAATTTGACTCGGCTAAACGCCATCAAGCAACCTATGGCGCGCATACCTTTTTTGGTGAAGCGGTGCTGTTAAAGCAAGAAGATAGATTGTTTTATGAGGTGACTGAAGAAGCTATTTTGTATCGTTTGCCACAAGATATTTTTTTGGCTTGCTTAACTTCTGAATCCGTAAAGAGTTTTTTTGTTGACGATATTACAACCAAACTTAACAAGCATCATAGTCAGCTACAAGCAGAATCTTCCAGTGAAATGATGATGGCGAGTGTTTCTCAAGCACCCTTAAAAAAGCTAGTCATTTTGCCGCAAACCACTTCTATCAAAGCCTGCGTGATGGCGCTGAATGAGGCTAATACTGATGCTTGTATTGTTGAAGGGGATGAGGGGCAACAAGGTATTGTCACCATTACTGACCTGCTGAATGCTTTGGCTTTAAAAGACGCGCCTTTGTCATCCGCCATCGGTAGCTTAGCGAATTATCCTGTTGTGTCGGTGCATCAGTTTGATTACTTGTTTAATGCATTGCTCAAAATGACGCAACACCATATCAATCGCCTGGCAGTGAGAAGCGATACGGGGTTAATTGGCTTTTTGCATCAAAAAGAATTGATGTCCATGTTTGCCAATCAGTCAGGCCTGGTCACTTTTTCGATACAACAGGCTGATGATTTAGAGACTTTAAAAACGGCCATGGGGCAAATAGACAGTTTGGTGGCCAGCTTGTTTAACCGCGGGGTAAAAACCCACTATATTGCTAAGTTGGTGAATGCGTTGCATCGCAAAGTGATTGAAAAGGTGGTGCAAATTTGTGATAAAAATAACCAATTTAACCAGGCCTGCTTTTTAGTTATGGGCAGTGAAGGGCGTGCAGAACAGGTTTTGCGCACCGACCAAGATAATGCACTTTTACTCCCAGATGCCCTTGAATATTCCACAGCAGAGTTGCAAGCCTATACAGACGCTTTAACCCAGGCATTGGTCACACTTGGGTTTCCAAGATGTTCTGGCAATATTATGGTTTGTAATCCGCTTTGGTCAAAAAAATTCACTGAATTTAACACCATGATTAAAGACTGGCTGCGCTCACCCAATGAAAATACCTTTATGAATTTGGCAATTTTTGTCGATGCAGAGCCTGTTTGTGGGGATGAGCAGTTGTTATTGGATACCAAAAAAATGTTGCTGGATTGGATTGCTGGCCATAAACAGTTTTTGAGTCATTTTGCCAAACCCGTTTTGCAGTTTGAAACCCCTGTGAGTTTTTTTGGGAGTTTGGTGACTGAGAATATTAAACAAGAATCCAAAATTGATTTAAAAAAGGGTGGCATATTCCCAATCGTGCATGGTGTGCGTTGTTTGGCCATGGAACGCGGCATTACTAAAAACAATACCCATTGGCGTATCAAAGCCTTGATGGATCAAAAAGTCCTGACCGAAAAGTTTGGTTTAGAGTTAGGTGAAACCCTTAACTATCTAAATTCATTACGCTTAGAGGCAATGTTGTTCCAACAGCAAGCTGGTTTGGAGATGGATAATTTTGTAAGAGTCGATCGTTTAACCCAGCAGCAGCAAGGCTTGTTAAAGGAATCCTTTTTGGTGGTCAATCGCTTTAAAAAATTGATAGAGCATCATTTTAAATTGCACCATGTGCTTTAA
- a CDS encoding cation acetate symporter: MSLFKKSLAIALALMPVLAFAAGDMVEMEARDSVNYSAITMFLLFVGGTLGITYWAAKRTRSAKDFYTAGGGITGLQNGLAIAGDYMSAASFLGITAAVYLNGYDGLIYAIGFLVGWPIILFLMSERLRNLGKYTFTDVAAYRFQQSPIRVLAALSSIAVVILYLIAQMVGAGSLIETLFGVNYTYAVIGVGALMIAYVTFGGMLATTWVQIIKAVLLLSGATFMALMVMIHFNFSFDAMFAEAVSKHPKGEAVMFSGGLVSDPINAISLGIALMFGTAGLPHILMRFFTVPDAKEARKSVFFATGFIGYFYILAFIIGFGAVAFVMGNPQYFTDPETMKSMIGGKNMPAIHLSQAVGGDLFLGFISAVAFATILAVVSGLTLAGASAISHDLYANVINPNATEEQEMKVSKYATIAIGIAAIVAGIAFKQQNIAFVVALAFTIAASANFPVLIMSMYWNNMTTRGAVIGGSLGLAAAVIMVLLGPVVWTQILDMGKAIVPYKFPALFTVAIAFVGIWFFSITDKSARAQKDREGFEAQFIRSQTGIGAETSSSAH, from the coding sequence ATGTCTCTTTTTAAAAAATCTTTAGCCATTGCTTTAGCGTTGATGCCCGTATTGGCATTTGCTGCGGGTGATATGGTTGAGATGGAAGCGCGTGATTCTGTTAACTACTCTGCAATTACCATGTTTTTGTTGTTTGTGGGTGGAACTTTAGGAATCACTTATTGGGCAGCTAAGAGAACTCGTTCTGCGAAAGATTTCTATACTGCAGGTGGTGGAATCACTGGTTTGCAAAACGGTTTGGCAATTGCGGGTGACTATATGTCTGCTGCCTCATTCTTGGGGATTACAGCGGCAGTTTACCTAAATGGTTATGACGGTTTGATTTATGCCATCGGTTTCTTAGTGGGTTGGCCAATCATTCTGTTCTTAATGTCTGAGCGTTTGCGTAACCTGGGTAAATATACCTTTACAGATGTTGCCGCTTACCGTTTCCAACAGTCACCGATTCGTGTTCTAGCCGCGTTAAGTTCAATTGCGGTTGTTATCTTGTATCTGATTGCTCAGATGGTAGGTGCGGGTTCATTGATCGAAACTTTGTTTGGTGTTAATTACACTTATGCGGTTATTGGCGTAGGTGCCTTAATGATTGCTTATGTCACCTTTGGTGGTATGTTGGCAACGACTTGGGTACAAATTATTAAAGCAGTATTGTTGTTGTCTGGTGCAACTTTCATGGCCTTAATGGTGATGATTCACTTCAACTTCAGTTTTGATGCAATGTTCGCTGAAGCCGTTAGCAAGCACCCTAAGGGTGAAGCGGTTATGTTCTCAGGTGGTTTGGTTTCTGACCCAATCAATGCGATTTCTTTAGGGATTGCGTTAATGTTTGGTACAGCAGGTCTTCCACACATTTTGATGAGATTCTTCACCGTTCCGGATGCTAAAGAAGCGCGTAAATCCGTTTTCTTTGCAACAGGTTTTATCGGTTACTTCTATATCTTAGCTTTCATCATCGGTTTTGGTGCGGTCGCTTTCGTTATGGGTAACCCACAATACTTCACTGATCCTGAAACAATGAAGTCAATGATCGGTGGTAAAAACATGCCAGCGATTCACTTGTCTCAAGCAGTGGGTGGTGACTTGTTCTTAGGCTTTATTTCTGCGGTTGCTTTTGCAACTATCCTTGCGGTAGTTTCAGGGTTAACGCTGGCAGGGGCTTCTGCGATTTCTCACGATTTGTATGCCAATGTGATTAATCCAAATGCCACTGAAGAGCAAGAGATGAAAGTGTCTAAGTATGCAACCATTGCGATTGGTATTGCTGCGATTGTTGCGGGTATTGCCTTTAAACAGCAAAACATAGCATTCGTAGTGGCCTTGGCCTTTACAATCGCGGCATCGGCTAACTTCCCAGTCTTGATTATGTCTATGTACTGGAACAACATGACAACGCGTGGTGCGGTTATCGGTGGATCTTTAGGTCTAGCGGCTGCGGTCATCATGGTATTGTTAGGACCAGTGGTTTGGACACAAATCTTGGATATGGGTAAAGCGATTGTGCCTTACAAATTCCCAGCCTTGTTCACTGTAGCGATTGCGTTTGTGGGTATTTGGTTCTTCTCAATTACTGACAAATCCGCCAGAGCACAAAAAGACCGTGAAGGTTTTGAAGCACAATTTATCCGTTCTCAAACGGGTATTGGTGCTGAAACTTCATCGTCAGCGCATTAA
- a CDS encoding DUF485 domain-containing protein yields the protein MDQSTIEKVKSLPQYHQLVKERTSLAWKLSITMLVVYYGYVMLLAFNPDFFKIVVAGEHTTIGFPIGVGIILFAFALTGVYVKKANADFDDLTAQIKREVGE from the coding sequence TTGGATCAGTCAACTATCGAGAAGGTTAAAAGCCTTCCACAATATCACCAGTTGGTAAAAGAACGCACAAGCCTAGCTTGGAAGCTGTCTATTACCATGTTGGTGGTATATTACGGATATGTCATGTTGTTAGCGTTTAACCCTGACTTCTTTAAAATTGTTGTGGCGGGTGAACACACCACCATTGGTTTTCCAATTGGCGTGGGTATCATTCTGTTTGCATTTGCGTTAACAGGTGTTTATGTTAAAAAAGCCAACGCAGATTTCGACGATTTAACTGCACAGATTAAAAGAGAGGTAGGGGAGTAA
- the acs gene encoding acetate--CoA ligase, which translates to MSHTIESILTENRVFPPSEAFKAQATINDAKYQELKDKAETDYVGFWSDLAREKLSWSKDFSVGLDDSKAPFYKWFTDGELNASYNCIDRHLEEKEYKNAIIFEADDGSTETYTYKDLHDEVCRLANALVAKGVEKGDRVIIYMPMIPQAVFAMQACARIGAIHSIVFGGFSAEALKDRIEDAGAKMVITADGGFRGGKTVALKNAVDEALEKGGRSVESVIVYERTKQAVKMKAGRDITWNDAIAGMSNYHHAVMVNAEHPLFLLYTSGSTGKPKGIQHSTGGYLLNAHLTNEWVFDLKNDDVFWCTADVGWITGHTYVAYGPLSMGMTIVMFEGVPTYPDAGRFWKVCQDHAVTVFYTAPTAIRALMKFGSDLPKQYDLSKLRLLGTVGEPINPEAWIWYHDVIGRGECPIVDTWWQTETGAHMIAPLPGVTALKPGSCTKPLPGIDAHIVDEEGTELTHGEGGYLVIRKPWPSMVRTIWNDDARFVETYFAMFKNKYYVVGDSAHLDTDGNFWIMGRIDDVLNVSGHRLGTMEIESALVSHPAVVEAAVVGRPHDVKGEAIAAFVVLSNNLNEAAEKAAMVQELREWVAKEIGPIAKPDEIRFGTNLPKTRSGKIMRRLLRGIAKGEDLCGDTSTLEDPTILAQFMEKH; encoded by the coding sequence ATGTCGCATACTATTGAATCCATCTTAACCGAAAACCGTGTATTCCCGCCTTCAGAAGCATTTAAAGCGCAAGCCACCATCAATGATGCTAAATATCAAGAACTCAAAGATAAAGCTGAAACAGATTATGTTGGTTTTTGGAGCGACCTAGCTCGTGAAAAGTTAAGCTGGTCAAAAGACTTTAGCGTTGGATTAGATGACTCAAAAGCGCCTTTTTATAAATGGTTTACCGATGGCGAATTGAACGCTTCTTATAACTGTATTGACCGCCACCTTGAAGAAAAAGAATACAAAAATGCCATTATCTTTGAAGCAGATGACGGTTCAACCGAAACTTATACCTATAAAGACTTGCACGATGAAGTGTGTCGTTTAGCCAATGCTTTGGTGGCTAAGGGCGTCGAAAAAGGGGATCGCGTTATTATTTATATGCCGATGATTCCTCAAGCGGTTTTTGCCATGCAAGCCTGTGCGCGAATTGGCGCCATTCACTCTATCGTATTTGGTGGTTTTTCTGCAGAAGCCTTAAAAGATCGTATTGAAGATGCGGGCGCTAAGATGGTCATTACTGCCGATGGTGGGTTCCGTGGTGGTAAAACGGTTGCACTTAAAAATGCGGTAGACGAAGCACTTGAGAAAGGTGGTCGTTCAGTTGAAAGTGTGATTGTTTACGAAAGAACTAAGCAAGCCGTCAAAATGAAGGCCGGTCGTGACATAACTTGGAATGATGCGATTGCTGGTATGTCTAACTATCACCATGCGGTGATGGTTAATGCTGAACATCCTTTGTTTTTATTGTATACCTCAGGTTCAACAGGTAAGCCAAAAGGCATTCAACATTCAACGGGTGGTTATCTCTTGAATGCTCATCTAACCAATGAATGGGTTTTTGACCTAAAAAATGATGATGTGTTCTGGTGTACCGCGGATGTGGGCTGGATTACGGGTCACACTTATGTGGCTTATGGCCCTTTGTCTATGGGTATGACCATTGTGATGTTTGAAGGGGTTCCTACTTATCCAGATGCAGGTCGTTTCTGGAAGGTTTGTCAAGATCATGCGGTCACCGTTTTCTATACTGCGCCAACCGCTATTCGTGCACTGATGAAATTTGGTAGCGACTTGCCTAAGCAATATGATTTGTCTAAATTGCGTTTATTAGGTACGGTCGGTGAGCCAATTAACCCAGAAGCCTGGATTTGGTATCACGATGTTATCGGTCGTGGCGAATGTCCAATTGTGGATACTTGGTGGCAAACTGAAACCGGTGCTCACATGATTGCGCCTTTGCCTGGGGTTACTGCGCTTAAACCTGGTTCATGTACTAAGCCGCTTCCAGGGATTGATGCTCATATTGTGGATGAAGAAGGCACTGAGTTAACGCATGGTGAGGGTGGATATTTAGTGATTCGCAAGCCATGGCCTTCGATGGTTCGTACCATTTGGAATGATGATGCGCGTTTTGTAGAAACCTATTTTGCCATGTTTAAAAACAAATATTATGTGGTGGGCGACAGCGCGCACTTAGATACCGATGGCAACTTCTGGATTATGGGGCGTATTGACGATGTCTTGAATGTATCCGGTCACCGTTTAGGCACTATGGAAATTGAATCAGCTTTAGTGTCGCATCCTGCGGTAGTTGAAGCGGCGGTTGTTGGTCGTCCACACGATGTTAAGGGTGAGGCAATTGCAGCTTTCGTTGTCTTGTCTAACAATTTGAATGAAGCGGCAGAAAAAGCGGCCATGGTTCAGGAGTTGCGTGAGTGGGTTGCTAAAGAAATTGGCCCCATTGCAAAACCTGACGAGATTCGTTTTGGCACTAACTTGCCTAAAACCCGTTCAGGTAAAATTATGCGTCGTTTACTGCGCGGCATTGCTAAGGGTGAAGATTTGTGTGGCGATACTTCAACACTAGAAGATCCAACCATTCTTGCCCAGTTTATGGAAAAACATTAA
- a CDS encoding DUF4395 domain-containing protein yields MLEVLRKLWFRDVKEETLFINDVAVRIRAGFLLAIPIFMSFTLYDAIFVSNWVVDGNTAVDSGDIDWDNHIIYHVDATRRVFDYTFQTYVLIYALLEMLSGMFVWSSRLSPIILISSFLARKQKPVWKPLVPKRFAWGLGSSFIIVCLIFFNPEVFAHWVNTVWGSNLLPTTENYMSPYIPLVLVWICLGFMWMETVLGFCVGCKIHSLLVLVGVFKEECEACNNIDWDEIARKNKVRLAEQEAQKKSE; encoded by the coding sequence GTGTTAGAGGTGTTGCGAAAACTGTGGTTTCGGGATGTTAAAGAAGAAACATTGTTCATAAATGATGTTGCGGTTAGAATCCGAGCGGGTTTCTTGTTGGCCATTCCTATTTTTATGAGTTTTACTTTATACGATGCCATTTTCGTTTCTAATTGGGTTGTCGATGGCAATACGGCGGTCGATTCAGGCGACATCGACTGGGATAATCACATTATTTATCATGTAGATGCCACCAGACGCGTCTTTGATTACACTTTTCAAACCTATGTTCTTATTTATGCGTTATTAGAAATGCTTTCTGGGATGTTTGTTTGGTCTTCTCGTTTATCACCTATCATTTTAATCTCAAGCTTTTTAGCCAGAAAACAAAAGCCAGTTTGGAAGCCATTAGTACCTAAACGCTTTGCTTGGGGCTTGGGTTCGTCATTTATTATCGTTTGTTTAATTTTTTTCAACCCCGAAGTTTTTGCACATTGGGTCAATACCGTTTGGGGCAGTAACTTATTGCCGACAACCGAAAACTATATGTCCCCCTATATTCCATTGGTTTTGGTATGGATTTGTTTGGGCTTTATGTGGATGGAAACGGTATTAGGTTTTTGTGTGGGTTGTAAAATTCATTCTTTGTTAGTGTTGGTTGGTGTTTTTAAAGAAGAATGTGAAGCCTGTAACAATATTGATTGGGATGAAATTGCTCGCAAAAACAAAGTGCGTTTGGCGGAGCAAGAAGCTCAAAAAAAGTCTGAATAG
- a CDS encoding ABC transporter substrate-binding protein encodes MMSASSKLESFVSKSRLSRRAFLKSHALVLSGASLLSTQGCSHEPSGVAQIHMGVTARPRMLDPRQATDALSSRVNRLIYRQLIDFNESFETIPDLATWQLVSPTHYRFTLQMFPQFHHGKPLEAVDVVATYLSILDPSTGSAHRGSLKNIASVEALDQQTIDFKLVEPDALFVGRLVIGILPADLLQASYEFSKHPIGCGECQFVSMTEQRLVLKRSDAHELHFVPVKDATVRVLKLQKGELDIIQNDLSPELVNYCEKHPDLKATWHAGTSFGYVGFNFKDSLLQHLEMRQAIAYGIDRRSVINAMFDGHARLAGGLLVPEHWCGVAGLEGFDFQPEKAKQLIANLKKSGKIPPGLVNSEGFIELSYKTSSDPTRIRLATIYQAQLKSIGILLKIQSYDWGTFYSDIKQGRFQLYSLAWVGVKSPDIFQYVFDSQAVPPKGANRGFYQDALADQLISEATQTQDLAKQQALYRQLQTHLQDTLAVLPLWYEDQFMVARNTLGDVKMFADGRFDGLLSLKNNMGQ; translated from the coding sequence ATGATGAGTGCTTCCTCAAAACTAGAAAGCTTTGTGTCTAAAAGCCGACTCAGTCGGCGTGCCTTTCTTAAAAGTCATGCACTGGTCTTAAGCGGTGCATCTTTGTTGAGCACACAAGGGTGTTCTCATGAACCCTCAGGTGTTGCTCAAATCCATATGGGGGTGACCGCTCGCCCTCGCATGTTAGACCCCAGACAAGCAACGGATGCCTTGTCCAGTCGGGTTAATCGTTTGATTTATCGCCAGCTCATTGACTTTAATGAGTCATTTGAAACCATTCCAGATTTAGCCACTTGGCAATTAGTCTCACCGACGCACTATCGGTTTACACTGCAAATGTTTCCACAATTTCATCATGGTAAGCCCTTAGAGGCGGTTGATGTGGTTGCCACTTATTTGAGTATTTTGGATCCGAGTACGGGTTCTGCGCATCGTGGGTCTTTAAAGAATATTGCCAGTGTGGAAGCGCTCGATCAGCAAACAATCGATTTTAAATTGGTTGAGCCTGATGCCTTATTTGTTGGGCGTTTGGTAATCGGTATTTTGCCAGCAGATTTATTGCAAGCAAGTTATGAGTTTTCTAAACATCCGATCGGTTGTGGTGAATGTCAATTTGTATCTATGACTGAGCAGCGCCTAGTTTTAAAGCGTTCTGATGCTCACGAGTTGCATTTTGTGCCGGTGAAAGATGCCACTGTACGGGTTTTAAAATTACAAAAAGGCGAGTTAGACATTATTCAAAATGATTTGTCGCCCGAGTTAGTGAACTACTGTGAAAAACATCCCGATTTAAAAGCAACTTGGCATGCGGGTACCAGTTTTGGGTATGTCGGTTTTAATTTTAAAGACAGTCTTTTGCAGCATTTAGAAATGCGTCAAGCCATTGCCTATGGCATCGATCGTCGCTCAGTTATCAATGCCATGTTTGATGGTCATGCGCGTTTAGCCGGTGGTTTATTGGTGCCAGAACATTGGTGCGGCGTGGCGGGATTGGAGGGCTTTGATTTTCAACCTGAAAAAGCCAAACAACTCATTGCTAATTTGAAAAAAAGCGGCAAAATTCCACCAGGCCTGGTCAATTCTGAGGGGTTTATTGAGCTGAGTTACAAAACATCATCTGATCCCACCCGCATTCGTTTGGCTACCATTTATCAGGCGCAACTCAAATCCATAGGCATCCTATTAAAAATTCAAAGCTATGATTGGGGAACCTTTTACAGCGATATCAAACAGGGTCGTTTTCAACTTTACAGTTTGGCTTGGGTGGGGGTAAAAAGTCCTGATATTTTTCAGTATGTTTTTGACAGCCAAGCGGTGCCGCCCAAAGGCGCCAATAGAGGGTTTTATCAAGATGCTTTGGCTGACCAATTAATATCTGAAGCTACGCAAACTCAAGACTTGGCAAAACAACAAGCGCTTTATCGACAATTACAGACGCACCTGCAAGATACTTTAGCGGTATTGCCTTTATGGTATGAAGATCAGTTTATGGTGGCGCGTAACACTTTAGGCGATGTCAAAATGTTTGCAGATGGGCGATTTGATGGGTTGTTGTCCCTAAAAAATAATATGGGGCAATAA
- a CDS encoding TolC family outer membrane protein → MKKVFKTQLNLALCSALATSLMAPSAFAAYGLMDIYQLALEHDAVLAQAKASYEANQEVVTVAKSPLLPQVTGRATLGKTYSSSSNYDASTAQFSVALDQVLYNKSTFVKYDQSKLQLEKSEAEIKAAEQDIILRVANAYFNVLLGQEDVSLAKSKEEADKTQWERANASAEVGLASKTDVLQAKSSYDLSKSERINAENNLDVAYEQLMKLTGQSIESLKIVALNVNLPKPSLNIADWEARAEQDNLTVKQFLAASEIAQQEIEAQQSGHLPTAGLQASYTDSRYPDTSSVLLRDKQDTYVGAYVNVPIYSGGAVTSKVAEAKYQFKSSTEALRNAREQAKLEARVQVRSLERGMALVDALREAVKSNDAFLEAAEEGYKVGLKNLLEVLTARTNKFKARRDLTDALHKVILSGLSLEVAAGSLNADKLVSYDAILSEPTH, encoded by the coding sequence ATGAAAAAAGTATTTAAAACTCAACTGAACTTAGCACTTTGCTCTGCCCTAGCGACCAGCTTGATGGCGCCATCGGCATTTGCCGCTTATGGTTTGATGGATATTTATCAATTAGCTCTAGAACATGATGCGGTTTTAGCGCAAGCCAAAGCAAGTTATGAAGCCAATCAAGAAGTGGTCACTGTTGCCAAATCGCCCTTGTTGCCTCAAGTAACGGGCAGAGCGACTCTTGGAAAGACTTACAGCTCCTCTTCTAATTACGATGCGAGTACCGCGCAATTTTCAGTGGCATTGGATCAAGTTCTTTATAACAAAAGCACTTTTGTGAAATATGACCAATCCAAATTACAACTGGAAAAATCTGAAGCTGAAATTAAGGCAGCAGAGCAAGACATTATTTTGCGTGTTGCTAACGCCTACTTTAATGTATTGTTAGGTCAAGAAGATGTGAGTTTGGCTAAGTCTAAAGAAGAAGCGGATAAAACTCAGTGGGAAAGAGCCAATGCTTCTGCTGAAGTCGGCTTGGCCAGTAAAACCGATGTTTTACAAGCTAAATCCAGTTACGATTTATCCAAGTCTGAGCGCATCAATGCAGAAAACAATTTGGATGTTGCCTATGAGCAACTGATGAAATTAACGGGGCAATCCATTGAATCTTTAAAAATTGTAGCGCTCAATGTTAATCTTCCAAAACCCAGTTTAAATATAGCCGATTGGGAAGCCAGAGCCGAACAAGATAATTTAACGGTAAAACAATTTTTAGCCGCATCAGAAATCGCTCAACAAGAAATTGAAGCTCAGCAATCAGGGCATTTGCCGACGGCAGGTTTGCAAGCCAGTTATACCGATTCTCGTTATCCTGATACCAGTTCGGTATTACTTAGGGATAAGCAAGATACCTATGTCGGTGCTTATGTGAATGTGCCAATTTATTCAGGCGGTGCCGTGACTTCAAAAGTTGCTGAAGCTAAGTATCAATTTAAGTCTTCCACTGAAGCCCTTAGAAATGCACGCGAACAAGCCAAGCTTGAAGCCCGTGTTCAGGTGCGCAGCCTTGAGAGAGGCATGGCTTTAGTAGATGCTTTACGCGAAGCCGTTAAATCTAACGATGCGTTTTTAGAAGCGGCGGAGGAAGGCTATAAAGTGGGTTTGAAAAACTTGCTTGAAGTCTTAACGGCGCGTACCAATAAATTTAAAGCAAGACGCGATTTAACCGATGCTTTGCACAAAGTGATTTTGTCTGGCCTAAGCTTAGAAGTGGCGGCCGGTAGTTTGAATGCTGATAAATTGGTTAGCTATGATGCAATTTTATCTGAGCCTACCCATTAA